The genomic stretch TGAGAAAGGGCTCCAGCTGCTCGCCACCCACCGAGCCATGCCCACCGACCTGATCATCAAAACAGACGATCCTGTTTCCATCGTAAGCCCCGAACAGGATCAGGTCCCCACAACTTTCCTGATTGGCAAAACGGCACAGTTCTGGAAATATCTTTTCCGGGTCGCCATAAGGGGCCAGGAAAGACAGTTGCGATTGGTCGGGAACTTTGTCCGGCTGCGCACAGAGGCGGCCGTGGCGGTGAAAGAAGCAGACCTGTCCGTCTTTGCCTCTAGCGATGAAAAAACCGATTCCCTTGTGTCGTGACAAAAACTGCAACAGCAGAGGCTGCTGGGCCTCCAGTTCGCACCAATGGAGTCTCTGGGGGGCTCCGGTCAAATAGAGGTGGGCCAAGGAGCTGGAGTAGGTGATGACAATGCCGCCCTCCGGGTCTACCTTCAGGGTTTCTGGAACCAGAGCATTGATGCGACGCTGAAAAAACTTTTTGCTGGCACGGTAGACCTGATGACGCCAGCCTTTCGGGCTATCCAGTTCTTCCTCAAGATATCCCAGCTGGAGGTGGGTGAATTCCAGTGGGCCGCTGGAGACGGTGGCCTCTTGGTTTTCCCGCAGGAAGGCGCTTACGGCCTCTCCCAGGGTCGCCCCGAACCGGTCTCGGAAGGGGTAGCCCGGAGTCTGGCCATGGTCGGAGAGGATAATGAGTTCATAGCGTCCGCCGGGCGCATGACGCAGCATCCGCATGATTTCGCCAATGCGCTTGTCCGTGTACTTCAGGTTTTTGAGCGCCTGGTGCGAGGCGGGGCCGAAGTGGTGTGCCAGTTCATCATAGCCGCTGTAGGTCGTATAGATGTAAGGGACCCCGGCATAGATGTCGGCGATGACCCCGAACGTCTGGAGTTCGCGAAGAATCACGTTGCAGAAAATGCGGATGAAAGGGAAGAGCCCTTCACGCACTTTCCAGGGTCTGGTTTTGGCGAAATGCCAGCGGTCATAGATTTCCATGAAATACTCAAGGACCGAGGCCACCATCATTCGACAGACCCGTAGCGGATGAAGGACCAGTAAGAGAAGAATGCGGGAGCCACCGAAACGACCAAAGAGGGTCTGCGGGTGAGGGGAGGAGACGGTGAAGACGCTGCGGGCGGCACCGCCATCTAAAATATTGGAATAGGATGAGCCGCCTTCGAGCAGTCCGGGCCGCCCATCGAACAGTTCCTCTCTAAATTTCTGCACGTGGTCGATGTCGTTGCAGCTGAACAACTGCCCGGATTTTTTGTCGAACCAACGGAAAGCCGGAATACCTTCCTCAAGGCCATAAAATATGGTGGCCTGCGCGGCGGGAGTGGTGCTGGGCAGGCCGGCCTGGTACTGCCTAAGCCTGTAGCCCCTGGTGAGATGTCTTTGAATATTGGGAAGATACCCCTTCTCAAGGGCCTGCTTGAAATGGCTGGTGGAGAGTCCGTCAATCTGGATGCCGACAAAGCCTGTCGAGCGTCCCGAGCGCCGCTTCTGCAAGCGTTCTTTTCGAAAGGGGTAGAACTTGAAAAAGTAATAGATTCGAAAAACCCTGTCCAGCAATTGCGTCCAGTGCACGGCATCATCTCCTTGATGTCTGTACATCAAGTATAGCAGTCGTGACGGGAAATCTCTAAGAAGTCAGGGGGATTATAGCTCTGGGAATAAAAAAAGGCCGGGACGAGGGGCCCCGGCCTTGAGGTGATGATGCTTTAGTCGACAACGCTGGCCTTGTTGATGACGACTGCTTCCTTGGGGACATCCTGATGCATCCCTTTGTTGCCCGTGGCTACCTGCCGAATGGCATCGACGGTATCGATACCATCAATAACCTTGCCGAAGACGGCGTAGCCATATCCCGACGGCGTCTCATTTTTGTGATCTAAAAAGGCGTTGTCCTTGACGTTGATAAAGAACTGGCAGGTGGCGCTGTCAACGACCTGTGTTCGCGCCATGGCAATCGTCCCTCGCAGGTTTTTCAGCCCGTTGTTGGCTTCGTTGCGGATCGGACCGCGGGTCTTTTTTTCTTTCATGTCCGCGGTCATGCCCCCACCTTGGATCATGAAGCCGTCAATGACGCGATGAAAAACAGTGCCATCATAAAACCCGCTGTTAACGTATTCGAGAAAATTGGCTGTCGTTTTCGGAGCGTTTTGGGCGTCGAGTTCCAGGGTGATGTCTCCCATGGAGGTCTCCAGTCGGACAGCAGGATTCTTTTCGCTCATCGGTGTGTCTCCTTTTTGAAGGGATCGAATTTAAAAATGCAAAAGGCCAGGAGAAGTACTCCCGGCCCTGATTTGCTGTGGTGCCGAAGGCCGGAATCGAACCGGCACGGCCAGAAGCCATCGGTTTTTGAGACCGACGTGTCTACCAATTCCACCACTTCGGCAAAGCGGAGTGAATTATAGAAATATATGGGGCCACGGTCAAGGGATTTGAGTGTATCGATGAAAAAAAGGGGAGGCGTGTCGGTGGTCAGCTAGGGGCGCCCCTTTGAGGGGCATCAGGAAATTCCTGATATCCCTGTTTCGATTTTTTTGGTAAGGTTGCTCTGGTATTGCTTGCGAACAAAGCCCCGCAAGCAAAGGGGCCCCGCATGGTGTGGGGCCCTTCCTTTTTTGGGGGTAGTGCTCCTGGGAAAAAAGTCCCCCGGCGAATAAACACCGGGGGCATAACAGGTACAACCATTCTGTGTGTTTCGACGTCTATAATAAAAAATTAGAAAATTATTAGTCAACGATTTTTTAGCTGAAATGGCTCAAATCACAAAAAAAGCCTGCGAAATAATTCGCAGGCTTTTTTTATTTGGTGGAGCTAAGCGGGATCGAACCGCTGACCTCTTGAATGCCATTTTTGGGCTCACCCGTGGACATGGCTGTTTGTATTAAGCTTTTTTCTTGTTCGTTTTGGTCCATGTGTCGGTAGCTGTCTGGCCTTGGCGCAGGCGGTCAATGTTGATGTGGGTGTATTTCTCTGTTGTGCGGATCTGGGTGTGCCCCAGGATGGCCTGGGTTAGTCTCAGGTCTCCTGTGGCTGCCAGGGTGTAGGTGGCGCAGATGTGCCGCAGGGTGTGCGGGCCTTTTATGGGGACGCCTGAGCGTTCGCTGGCGGTTTTGAAGAGGTTTTTCATGTGGGTATAGGGCTTGGGGTTTTTGGGGTCGCTTTTGTCGCTGGGGGCTACCAGGCCGGTCTTTTTTTTGATGGGCTCCAGGATGGTTCTTGCTTCTTCTGGCAGCACGGCGATCCGTGGGCGGCCACCCTTCTGGCTGAAGTAGATCACGCCCTGGTGCCAGTCGATGTCCTCCCAGCGCAGGTGGGTGGCTTCTTTGAAGCGCAGGCCGGCACGAACCATGATCCAGATCAGCGCGTTTTTGGGGCCTGGCAGGCGGGTTTTGGTGGCCTTGTCCCAGGGCCCGTCGTTTTCGAGGGCGTCGAGCCATTTCTGCAGGCCCTCTGGCGTCGGTATTCTGGGCAAGGGTTCGCGGTAGGGTAGGCGGTGGATTTTGAAGGGCAGGGGCCTGGCCATGCCGCGCTCGACCATCCAGCTGATGCAGCTCTTGAGGTAGTCCAGTTCGAGGTTGCAGCTGCGGGGTGTTGCCTGCCGTTTTGTTTTGTAGGCGTCGATGCTCTTTTCGGTGATGCGAGGCACCTGGAGCTTGCCGAAGTGCGGCTCCAGGTGCTTCATGGCCCACAGGATGCTCTCCACGGTTTTGGGTGCCCGGTGTATCCGCATCCAGGCGATCCACTCGGGGAACACGTCGCGCAACATGGGATTGGTGACGTTGTGGATGGCCCCGCCCGACTGCCGCAGGTTCATTTCGATGCTGCGGGCTTCGGCCTCGTCGCAGTCGTAGACGGTGAGGTGCTCGTTTTTGCCCTTTCTGCCCTCGGGCCGCCATCGGATGATCCAGGCGTTAGGGATGGTTTTGTGCTTCTGGATGGACATGCTAGATTATTCTGACGGAGATATTGCGCACCGTACATATCTCGATGCGTCTTTCGGCCCGTTAGATATAGTCCCATCTTCGTGCCTAATATACCAAGAGTCGGGTGTTGGTGCAGGAAGCGACGATGGATAAGTTTCAGAAGATGTCCAGAATATCCGATAATATGTTGGCCCCAAAAACGTGTCCTCAAAGAAGTCTGTGTCTATGGCTGGTGAAGCACCTGGAGTTATGATGGTATAAAGTTCACCTACGGAAGGAAGGTGCCATTCTGTAAATCCGGACAGATTTAATTGGTCACAATATGCCATCGCATCGGTCCATGTCATGGCTCCAGGCGTTCTTTTTTGCCATAAAATGCCAGTGCTTTGGTCTAGTACAGTATTTTCGGAAAGATTTAACAGGTTTTCGCGTTGTTGATTATCCCCTGATACGCATATAGTTAAAAAGCTTGAATTGCTCATGTATGTATACAAATACCCAAGGCTCGAATTGAAAGCATAGTAATTGTCGTTTATCGGGCTTGAATAGGCCCATACTTCGGATTCGTAGTATGGGGCCCCGCTAGGTATTAGGGTAAACGGGAAGCCTTCCGCCTTGTAGTCAAAAAAACTGATCAGCTCTTTTGGGGTTGGCATCCTCCATACTGCTCCATCCCCGCTATCCAGGTTAGAGCAGTATGAATATGCGGCAGGCCATGAAAGTTTTGGTCTGGGAAAGTTCATCTCCCATCGCAGTGATGTCAATGGGTCCACTTCATAAGCGAAATATGAAACCTCGCCACCGGGTATAGGCTGTTCGACATTGCCTGAACTGTCGCCACCACAACCAGTTGCAAGGAGAATACTTGCCGAGATTATAGCTCTGTATAAACGCCTCAAGGGATCAACCTCTTTTAGTTTTTTGCTCATCCTAACATTTAAGTAACCCTCAAGCCAAGCCGCCTCATCTCTAAGCGGAGTTCTGCTCCGCCAAGTCTGAGCCTCCTCCGCCGTTTCCCCGCGACTCCTGAGCGTCATCCTCCAGCATATTAAAAGCCGCCCTCCGAATCTTCTGGCTGGCGGCACGGTAGTTTTCAACTAGAAGCATCTCT from Desulfuromonas sp. KJ2020 encodes the following:
- a CDS encoding site-specific integrase encodes the protein MSIQKHKTIPNAWIIRWRPEGRKGKNEHLTVYDCDEAEARSIEMNLRQSGGAIHNVTNPMLRDVFPEWIAWMRIHRAPKTVESILWAMKHLEPHFGKLQVPRITEKSIDAYKTKRQATPRSCNLELDYLKSCISWMVERGMARPLPFKIHRLPYREPLPRIPTPEGLQKWLDALENDGPWDKATKTRLPGPKNALIWIMVRAGLRFKEATHLRWEDIDWHQGVIYFSQKGGRPRIAVLPEEARTILEPIKKKTGLVAPSDKSDPKNPKPYTHMKNLFKTASERSGVPIKGPHTLRHICATYTLAATGDLRLTQAILGHTQIRTTEKYTHINIDRLRQGQTATDTWTKTNKKKA
- a CDS encoding DUF1566 domain-containing protein, translating into MSKKLKEVDPLRRLYRAIISASILLATGCGGDSSGNVEQPIPGGEVSYFAYEVDPLTSLRWEMNFPRPKLSWPAAYSYCSNLDSGDGAVWRMPTPKELISFFDYKAEGFPFTLIPSGAPYYESEVWAYSSPINDNYYAFNSSLGYLYTYMSNSSFLTICVSGDNQQRENLLNLSENTVLDQSTGILWQKRTPGAMTWTDAMAYCDQLNLSGFTEWHLPSVGELYTIITPGASPAIDTDFFEDTFLGPTYYRIFWTSSETYPSSLPAPTPDSWYIRHEDGTISNGPKDASRYVRCAISPSE
- a CDS encoding peptidylprolyl isomerase; the protein is MSEKNPAVRLETSMGDITLELDAQNAPKTTANFLEYVNSGFYDGTVFHRVIDGFMIQGGGMTADMKEKKTRGPIRNEANNGLKNLRGTIAMARTQVVDSATCQFFINVKDNAFLDHKNETPSGYGYAVFGKVIDGIDTVDAIRQVATGNKGMHQDVPKEAVVINKASVVD
- a CDS encoding alkaline phosphatase family protein is translated as MHWTQLLDRVFRIYYFFKFYPFRKERLQKRRSGRSTGFVGIQIDGLSTSHFKQALEKGYLPNIQRHLTRGYRLRQYQAGLPSTTPAAQATIFYGLEEGIPAFRWFDKKSGQLFSCNDIDHVQKFREELFDGRPGLLEGGSSYSNILDGGAARSVFTVSSPHPQTLFGRFGGSRILLLLVLHPLRVCRMMVASVLEYFMEIYDRWHFAKTRPWKVREGLFPFIRIFCNVILRELQTFGVIADIYAGVPYIYTTYSGYDELAHHFGPASHQALKNLKYTDKRIGEIMRMLRHAPGGRYELIILSDHGQTPGYPFRDRFGATLGEAVSAFLRENQEATVSSGPLEFTHLQLGYLEEELDSPKGWRHQVYRASKKFFQRRINALVPETLKVDPEGGIVITYSSSLAHLYLTGAPQRLHWCELEAQQPLLLQFLSRHKGIGFFIARGKDGQVCFFHRHGRLCAQPDKVPDQSQLSFLAPYGDPEKIFPELCRFANQESCGDLILFGAYDGNRIVCFDDQVGGHGSVGGEQLEPFLILPNGHPVLTRENLAGYQFLYQDVFLPYRRQGSVPEKLRR